A genomic window from Mesorhizobium sp. CAU 1732 includes:
- the purH gene encoding bifunctional phosphoribosylaminoimidazolecarboxamide formyltransferase/IMP cyclohydrolase, whose amino-acid sequence MAVASKKIPAPDLVTIRRALLSVSDKTGLVDFARALADRGVELVSTGGTAKAIADAGIAVKDVSDITGFPEIMDGRVKTLHPSVHGGLLAIRDDAEHMAAMDAHGIESIDLAVINLYPFEDVRAAGGDYPSIVENIDIGGPAMVRASAKNHAYVAIVTDPADYSRVLDTLGDHDGATPYRFRQELAAKAYARTAAYDAAISGWFAEALEIESPTWRAFGGKLETVMRYGENPHQKAGFYVNGDKRPGVATARQLQGKQLSYNNVNDTDAAFELVGEFDPARTAAVAIIKHANPCGVAEGSTLRDAYLKALACDPVSAFGGIVALNKLLDAEAAEEIVKTFTEVIIAPEASAEAAAIVAAKKNLRLLVTGGLPDPRTMGMMAKSVAGGLLVQSRDNAVIDDLDLKVVTKRAPGEQEMADLRFAFRVAKHVKSNAIVYARGLATVGIGAGQMSRVDSSRIAARKALDATEAAGLSEPMTKGSVVASDAFFPFADGLLAAVEAGATAVIQPGGSMRDDEVIAAADEHGIAMVFTGVRHFRH is encoded by the coding sequence ATGGCCGTTGCGTCGAAGAAAATCCCCGCACCCGATCTCGTGACGATCCGCAGGGCGCTCCTGTCCGTCTCCGACAAGACCGGCCTCGTCGACTTCGCCAGAGCGCTCGCCGATCGTGGCGTCGAGCTGGTCTCGACAGGCGGAACCGCCAAGGCGATCGCGGACGCCGGCATCGCCGTGAAAGACGTCTCGGACATCACCGGTTTCCCGGAAATCATGGACGGGCGCGTCAAGACGCTGCACCCATCGGTCCATGGCGGCCTGCTCGCGATCCGCGACGATGCCGAACACATGGCGGCGATGGACGCCCATGGCATCGAGAGCATCGATCTGGCCGTCATCAACCTCTACCCCTTCGAGGACGTACGCGCGGCGGGCGGCGACTACCCCTCGATCGTCGAGAACATCGATATCGGTGGTCCGGCCATGGTCCGCGCGTCGGCCAAGAACCACGCCTATGTGGCGATCGTCACAGACCCGGCTGACTACAGCCGCGTCCTCGATACGCTTGGCGACCACGACGGCGCGACGCCCTACCGCTTCCGGCAGGAGCTCGCGGCCAAGGCCTATGCGCGCACGGCCGCCTATGACGCGGCAATCTCCGGCTGGTTCGCAGAGGCTCTGGAGATCGAGAGCCCGACATGGCGCGCATTCGGCGGCAAGTTGGAAACGGTGATGCGCTACGGCGAGAACCCGCACCAGAAAGCCGGCTTCTACGTCAATGGCGACAAGCGCCCCGGTGTGGCCACCGCGCGCCAGCTTCAGGGCAAGCAGCTCTCCTACAACAACGTCAACGACACCGACGCGGCCTTCGAGCTGGTCGGCGAGTTCGATCCGGCGCGCACCGCCGCCGTCGCGATCATCAAACACGCGAACCCGTGCGGCGTGGCCGAAGGCTCGACGCTCAGGGATGCCTATCTCAAGGCGCTGGCCTGCGATCCGGTGTCGGCATTTGGCGGCATCGTCGCGCTCAACAAGCTCCTCGATGCGGAAGCCGCCGAAGAGATCGTCAAGACCTTCACCGAAGTGATCATCGCGCCCGAAGCCTCGGCGGAAGCTGCGGCGATCGTCGCCGCCAAGAAGAATTTGCGCCTGCTGGTCACCGGCGGCCTGCCCGACCCGCGAACCATGGGCATGATGGCGAAGTCCGTAGCCGGCGGCCTGCTCGTCCAATCACGTGACAATGCCGTCATCGACGATCTCGATCTCAAGGTCGTCACGAAGCGCGCGCCCGGCGAACAGGAGATGGCCGATCTGCGCTTCGCCTTCCGTGTGGCCAAGCACGTCAAGTCGAACGCGATCGTCTATGCGAGGGGCCTCGCCACGGTGGGCATCGGCGCGGGCCAGATGAGCCGTGTGGATTCATCGCGCATCGCCGCGCGCAAGGCGCTCGACGCGACCGAGGCGGCTGGTCTCTCCGAGCCGATGACCAAGGGCTCGGTCGTCGCCTCCGACGCTTTCTTCCCGTTTGCCGACGGGCTGCTTGCAGCCGTCGAAGCGGGTGCGACAGCCGTCATCCAGCCGGGCGGCTCGATGCGCGACGACGAGGTGATCGCCGCAGCCGACGAACACGGCATAGCGATGGTGTTCACCGGGGTCCGCCACTTCCGGCATTGA
- a CDS encoding MFS transporter, with protein MDETKRVPRRGIWGWMFFDWAAQPFFTVVTTFIFGPYVVSRMASDPAMGQAAWGYGIAIAGFVIAILSPVLGSIADQTGRRKPWIAFFAVIKIACLCALWFAVPNSPLVPVILVFSLASIAAEFSTVFNDSMMPRLVSKKEIGRVSNIAWGLGYLGGMIVLIFVVAMLAASPDTGKTIIGVDPLFGLDPVQGEDARATGPLSAIWYLIFILPMFFFTPDAAKGKAIGPAVRSGLAELKSTLGEVRQRSGILRFLIARMIYQDGVNALLALGGVFAAAMFGWSVTEIGIFGIILNIVAIFGCWIAARIDTALGSKTVVIISLVLLMVATIGIISTGPGFTLFGALMLPGEDSGGLFGTPAEIAYILFGLLIGIAFGPVQASSRSYLARSVEPEEAGRYFGIYALAGRVTSFLAPFMVATVTALSGSPRLGMSMILIFLIGGFLVLLRTPYPAAQPRN; from the coding sequence ATGGACGAGACAAAACGCGTGCCGCGCCGCGGCATCTGGGGATGGATGTTCTTCGACTGGGCGGCGCAGCCGTTCTTCACGGTCGTGACCACCTTCATCTTCGGCCCCTATGTCGTCTCGCGCATGGCGAGCGATCCTGCGATGGGGCAGGCGGCGTGGGGCTACGGCATCGCGATCGCCGGTTTCGTCATCGCGATCCTGTCGCCCGTCCTGGGCTCGATCGCCGACCAGACCGGCCGCCGCAAGCCGTGGATCGCGTTCTTCGCGGTCATCAAGATCGCGTGCCTCTGCGCCCTGTGGTTCGCCGTGCCGAACTCACCTCTCGTGCCCGTCATCCTGGTGTTCTCGCTGGCGTCGATCGCGGCCGAGTTCTCGACAGTCTTCAATGATTCCATGATGCCGAGGCTCGTCTCCAAGAAGGAGATCGGTCGCGTGTCCAACATCGCATGGGGGCTCGGTTATCTCGGCGGCATGATCGTCCTGATCTTCGTCGTCGCGATGCTCGCGGCATCGCCAGACACCGGCAAGACGATCATCGGCGTCGATCCCCTGTTCGGCCTCGACCCCGTACAAGGCGAAGACGCGCGGGCGACCGGTCCGCTCTCGGCGATCTGGTATCTGATCTTCATCCTGCCGATGTTCTTCTTCACGCCCGACGCGGCGAAGGGCAAGGCCATCGGCCCGGCCGTGCGCAGCGGCCTGGCCGAACTCAAATCCACGCTTGGCGAGGTGCGCCAGCGCAGCGGCATCCTGCGCTTCCTGATCGCGCGCATGATCTATCAGGACGGCGTCAACGCGCTGCTCGCGCTGGGCGGGGTCTTCGCCGCCGCGATGTTCGGCTGGTCCGTCACCGAGATCGGCATCTTCGGCATCATCCTCAACATCGTCGCGATCTTCGGATGCTGGATCGCGGCGAGGATCGACACTGCGCTGGGCTCGAAGACGGTCGTGATCATCTCGCTCGTCTTGCTGATGGTCGCGACGATCGGCATCATTTCGACCGGACCGGGCTTCACGCTTTTCGGCGCGCTCATGCTGCCGGGAGAGGACAGCGGCGGGCTGTTCGGCACGCCCGCCGAGATCGCCTACATCCTGTTCGGGTTGCTGATCGGCATCGCATTCGGTCCGGTTCAGGCGTCGTCGCGGTCCTATCTCGCGCGCAGCGTCGAGCCCGAGGAAGCGGGTCGCTATTTCGGCATCTACGCGCTCGCCGGCCGGGTGACGAGTTTCCTCGCCCCGTTCATGGTCGCGACGGTGACCGCACTCAGCGGGTCGCCGCGCCTCGGCATGTCGATGATCCTGATCTTCCTGATCGGCGGCTTTCTGGTTCTCTTGCGCACGCCCTATCCCGCAGCGCAGCCCAGGAATTAG
- a CDS encoding heparinase II/III family protein, producing MWRRMRGRLRVGPLYRWRFTGRTPERVLIAPPDLRLADPQIAHEIYHGRFPFAGYMVDADGASPFTMEVVNPAWLSALHGFRWLRHMRAAETELAAANARALVSDWITMHGRRIGGVAWDPAITARRIIAWLQHSAVVLQGAEFPFYRAFLKSLAIQIRYLRAMTPEMADGEEKLRARIALAFAALSLPAPTSALRSASRLLSLELDTQILPDGGHVSRSPEAVLELLADLLPLRQTYSNQAEAPPEALIGAVERMLPCLRFFRHQDGTLARFNGMGATSHDRIAAILHHDDTAGSPLLHAPHSGYERLSMGGTTIIADTGAAPAPTVSQAAQAGCLSFEMSSGRSHFIVNCGVDTYGADDFRPLSRSTAAHSTATLNDTSSARFALPRGFGGVIGAPLINGPQHVPCRRMDSSGIQAFVARHDGYAARFALYHEREISLSASGAMIEGIDRIFRKGGEIAKPNGRDLVVVRFHLHPEISLFQNRRNDLVLGAPNADRWEFSCEEIAAEVEESLFFAGLGGPRKSRQLVLSFKASEHPEIHWRFVRM from the coding sequence ATGTGGCGAAGGATGCGCGGGCGACTGCGCGTCGGGCCGCTCTATCGTTGGCGCTTCACCGGCCGCACGCCCGAGCGCGTCCTGATCGCACCACCTGACCTGCGCCTTGCCGATCCGCAGATCGCCCACGAGATTTACCACGGGCGCTTCCCCTTCGCGGGCTACATGGTCGATGCGGATGGCGCATCGCCCTTCACGATGGAGGTGGTCAATCCGGCCTGGCTGTCCGCACTGCACGGCTTCCGCTGGCTCCGCCACATGCGCGCCGCAGAGACCGAGCTTGCCGCCGCCAATGCGCGCGCGCTGGTCAGCGACTGGATCACCATGCACGGCCGCAGGATCGGCGGCGTCGCCTGGGACCCGGCGATCACCGCGCGGCGCATCATCGCCTGGCTGCAGCATTCGGCCGTCGTGCTGCAAGGCGCGGAGTTCCCCTTCTATCGCGCCTTCCTGAAGAGCCTTGCGATCCAGATCCGCTATCTGCGCGCCATGACGCCGGAAATGGCGGATGGCGAGGAGAAGCTTCGGGCCCGCATCGCGCTGGCCTTCGCGGCGCTGTCGCTGCCCGCGCCGACATCGGCGCTGCGCTCGGCCTCCCGGCTGCTGTCGCTCGAACTCGACACGCAGATCCTGCCGGATGGCGGTCATGTCTCGCGCAGCCCCGAAGCCGTGCTCGAGCTTCTGGCCGATCTGCTTCCGCTGAGACAAACCTACTCGAACCAGGCGGAAGCGCCGCCCGAGGCGCTGATCGGCGCGGTCGAACGGATGCTGCCGTGCCTGCGGTTCTTCCGCCATCAGGACGGCACGCTCGCCCGCTTCAACGGCATGGGCGCGACCAGCCACGACCGCATCGCCGCTATCCTGCATCATGACGACACCGCAGGCTCGCCGCTCCTGCATGCGCCGCATTCCGGCTATGAGCGCCTGTCGATGGGCGGCACCACCATCATCGCCGATACGGGCGCGGCGCCTGCACCGACCGTCTCGCAGGCGGCACAGGCGGGGTGCCTGTCGTTCGAAATGTCGTCGGGCCGTAGTCATTTCATCGTCAATTGCGGCGTCGACACCTATGGCGCCGACGATTTTCGTCCGCTGTCGCGCTCCACCGCAGCGCATTCGACGGCGACGCTGAACGACACGTCGTCCGCCCGCTTCGCGCTGCCGCGCGGCTTTGGCGGTGTCATCGGCGCACCCCTAATCAACGGCCCGCAGCACGTGCCCTGCCGCCGCATGGATTCCAGCGGCATCCAGGCCTTCGTCGCGCGCCATGACGGCTATGCCGCGCGCTTCGCGCTCTATCACGAGCGGGAGATTTCCCTGTCGGCGTCGGGCGCGATGATCGAGGGGATCGATCGTATCTTCCGCAAGGGTGGCGAGATCGCCAAACCCAACGGCCGCGACCTGGTGGTTGTCCGCTTCCATCTCCATCCTGAGATTTCGCTCTTCCAGAACCGCCGCAACGACCTCGTTCTCGGCGCGCCCAACGCCGATCGCTGGGAGTTCTCCTGCGAGGAGATCGCGGCTGAAGTCGAGGAATCACTGTTCTTTGCGGGCCTTGGCGGACCGCGAAAGAGCCGCCAGCTCGTGCTGTCCTTCAAGGCCTCGGAGCATCCTGAAATCCACTGGCGTTTCGTGCGGATGTAG
- a CDS encoding RsmB/NOP family class I SAM-dependent RNA methyltransferase, with protein MGPQPDRAEKPQGRLVVTADRRRAGGGKRNSAPRFDEFADMPGLAARRAATRLLAAVVEAKTSLDGLTDHDNGHPQFRVLEMRDRALVRAILTTALRFRRTIEALIAARLERPLPGNAHTLSHVLHVAAAQMLFLDVPDSAAVDLAVTQAKSDPRTARFAALVNGVLREIARRKDRALPAALGATTEAPDWFAERLKAAYGDDHANAILAAHRVEAPVDLTVKSDPAGWAEKLGGVVLPTGGVRLAKLEGPVVAFPGFEDGEWWVQDAAASIPAQLFGDIKGLRVADLCAAPGGKTAQLAHAGARVTALELSANRAKRLAGNLERLKLDAEIVVADLMAYEPSELFDAVLLDAPCSSTGTVRRHPDVPWTKGPEDVAKLADVQARMLMRAATLVKPGGVLIFSNCSLDPLEGEGLYRDFLSETTGLAADPIKPGEFPLVDPFLTDEGTVRTTPAGLDMGSPALSGLDGFFAARLRRR; from the coding sequence GTGGGGCCGCAGCCCGACAGGGCCGAAAAGCCGCAAGGGCGGCTGGTCGTGACGGCCGACCGCCGTCGCGCAGGCGGCGGGAAGCGAAACAGCGCGCCACGATTCGACGAATTTGCGGACATGCCGGGCCTTGCTGCCCGGCGGGCCGCGACGAGGCTTCTCGCAGCCGTGGTCGAAGCGAAGACGTCGCTCGACGGCCTGACCGACCATGACAACGGACACCCGCAGTTCCGCGTGCTCGAAATGCGCGACCGCGCCCTCGTCCGCGCGATCCTGACGACCGCGCTGCGCTTCCGGCGCACCATCGAGGCGCTGATCGCGGCGCGCCTGGAGCGCCCCTTGCCGGGAAATGCCCACACGCTGTCGCATGTGTTGCATGTCGCGGCGGCTCAGATGCTGTTCCTTGACGTGCCGGACAGCGCGGCCGTCGACCTCGCCGTCACCCAGGCGAAGTCCGACCCGCGAACGGCCCGCTTTGCAGCGCTCGTCAACGGCGTGTTGCGCGAGATCGCGCGGCGCAAGGATCGCGCTTTGCCAGCAGCGCTTGGCGCCACCACCGAAGCGCCGGACTGGTTCGCGGAGCGCCTGAAGGCCGCCTACGGAGACGACCACGCAAACGCGATCCTGGCCGCCCATCGCGTCGAGGCGCCGGTCGATCTGACCGTCAAATCTGATCCGGCTGGCTGGGCGGAAAAGCTTGGCGGCGTCGTTCTGCCGACCGGCGGCGTCAGGCTGGCCAAGCTCGAAGGCCCTGTCGTCGCCTTTCCCGGTTTCGAGGACGGCGAATGGTGGGTGCAGGACGCGGCGGCATCGATCCCCGCGCAGCTCTTCGGCGACATCAAGGGCCTGCGCGTCGCGGATCTGTGCGCCGCGCCAGGCGGCAAGACGGCGCAACTCGCGCATGCCGGCGCCCGCGTGACCGCGCTCGAACTCTCGGCCAATCGCGCCAAGCGCCTTGCCGGCAATCTCGAACGATTGAAGCTCGACGCCGAGATCGTCGTCGCCGACCTGATGGCCTACGAGCCCTCGGAACTCTTCGACGCGGTGCTTCTCGACGCACCGTGCTCCTCCACCGGCACCGTGCGCCGCCATCCCGATGTCCCATGGACGAAAGGCCCGGAGGATGTCGCCAAGCTCGCAGACGTGCAGGCGCGCATGCTGATGCGCGCGGCGACACTGGTGAAGCCCGGAGGCGTCCTGATCTTCTCGAACTGCTCGCTCGATCCGCTGGAGGGCGAAGGCCTTTACCGCGACTTTCTGTCGGAGACGACGGGGCTGGCGGCGGACCCGATCAAACCGGGGGAGTTCCCGCTGGTCGATCCGTTCCTGACAGATGAGGGAACGGTACGCACGACACCGGCGGGTCTCGACATGGGTTCGCCCGCGCTGTCGGGGCTGGACGGATTCTTCGCCGCGAGGCTGCGCCGACGCTGA
- the htpX gene encoding zinc metalloprotease HtpX, whose translation MNLIRTAMLLALMTALFMGIGYMIGGSGGMMIAFVIAAGMNLFSYWNADKMVLRMHHAVEVDERNAPEYYGIVRELAARAQLPMPKVYLIDNPQPNAFATGRNPQNAAVAATTGLLQRLTQEEVAGVMAHELAHVQNRDTLTMTITATLAGAISMLGNFAMFFGGNRNNNNPLGIIGVLLAIIVAPLAAMMVQMAISRTREYSADRRGAEICGNPIWLASALDKIARSAKAIHNPDAERNPATAHMFIINPLSGERMDNLFSTHPNTDNRIAALQAMEQEFSGGGSAPRSAPRPEPRAAPQASTPSPQQDEQEQGGPWGQAKAQPSPESEAPPAEPESNPWGRSPTGPKSRKGGWS comes from the coding sequence ATGAACCTCATCCGCACTGCGATGCTTCTTGCCCTCATGACGGCGCTCTTCATGGGCATCGGCTATATGATCGGCGGCTCCGGCGGCATGATGATCGCCTTCGTGATCGCCGCGGGCATGAACCTGTTCAGTTACTGGAACGCCGACAAGATGGTGCTGCGCATGCATCACGCCGTCGAGGTCGATGAGCGCAATGCGCCGGAATATTACGGCATCGTCCGCGAGCTGGCCGCACGCGCCCAGCTTCCCATGCCCAAGGTCTACCTGATCGACAATCCCCAACCCAACGCCTTCGCGACCGGCCGCAACCCGCAAAATGCCGCTGTCGCCGCGACGACCGGTCTTCTCCAGCGCCTCACCCAGGAGGAAGTGGCCGGCGTGATGGCGCACGAGCTGGCGCACGTTCAGAACCGCGACACGCTGACCATGACCATCACCGCGACGCTTGCCGGCGCGATCTCCATGCTGGGCAATTTCGCCATGTTCTTCGGCGGCAACCGCAACAACAACAACCCGCTCGGCATCATCGGCGTGCTTCTGGCGATCATCGTCGCGCCGCTTGCCGCGATGATGGTTCAGATGGCGATCAGCCGCACCCGCGAATATTCGGCCGATCGGCGCGGCGCGGAGATTTGCGGCAATCCGATCTGGCTGGCATCCGCGCTCGACAAGATCGCGCGCAGCGCAAAGGCGATCCACAATCCCGACGCCGAGCGCAATCCCGCGACCGCGCATATGTTCATCATCAATCCGCTCTCGGGCGAGCGCATGGACAATCTCTTCTCGACGCACCCCAACACCGACAACCGCATCGCGGCGCTGCAGGCGATGGAGCAGGAGTTCAGCGGCGGTGGCAGCGCGCCCCGGTCCGCGCCACGCCCGGAACCGCGCGCCGCGCCGCAGGCTTCCACGCCAAGCCCGCAACAGGACGAACAGGAACAAGGCGGTCCATGGGGCCAGGCCAAGGCGCAGCCGTCGCCGGAGTCTGAAGCACCCCCGGCCGAGCCGGAATCGAACCCGTGGGGCCGCAGCCCGACAGGGCCGAAAAGCCGCAAGGGCGGCTGGTCGTGA